In a single window of the Pongo abelii isolate AG06213 chromosome 1, NHGRI_mPonAbe1-v2.0_pri, whole genome shotgun sequence genome:
- the CTXND2 gene encoding cortexin domain containing 2: protein MEDSSLSSSVDVDKGFAIAFVVLLFLFLIVMIFRCAKLVKNPYKASSTTTEPSLS from the coding sequence ATGGAAGATTCAAGCCTGTCCAGCAGTGTTGATGTGGACAAAGGCTTTGCCATTGCCTTTGTTGTTCTTCTGTTTCTGTTCCTAATAGTGATGATTTTTCGGTGTGCCAAGCTGGTGAAGAATCCCTACAAGGCCAGCTCCACAACCACAGAACCATCTCTGAGCTGA